The following coding sequences are from one Alosa alosa isolate M-15738 ecotype Scorff River chromosome 13, AALO_Geno_1.1, whole genome shotgun sequence window:
- the LOC125305698 gene encoding cytoplasmic dynein 1 light intermediate chain 1-like isoform X2: MAAVGRASTVAMPSGNYPTVDNQSAEDDDGQNLWSSILSEVTTRSRSKLPTGKNVLVLGETRAGKTTLVAKLQGVEEYMKGRGLEYMYFNVLDDDIDDHTRCSAWVLDGDLYHKGLQKFAVSQDNLANTMILLVVDMSRPWLAIDSLQKWASVVREHIDKLRIVPETMRDMEQRLMRQYQEYTEPGSDLTASPQRRNPTMGETDDDNVLLPLGDNTLTHNLGVPMMVVCTKCDAISSLEKEHDYRDEHFDFIQSHIRRFCLEYGAALLYTSMKENKNLDLLYKYLVHRLYGFPFNIPAQVVEKDSVFIPSGWDNEKKIAILYENFQSLKMNDNFEDVIVNPPLGKFVHEKELGAEDDQVFLVKLQSLLAKNPPAAAGRPVDSTNRGPSGSPRTSNRSATANVASVMPMQSGGQTSEGVLANFFNSLLSKKSGGPGPGGNGNSTPGTVKKSGSKLGLSDVQADLDCISSQSDLESSSPTTTAHPIESEES, translated from the exons ATGGCTGCCGTGGGAAGAGCATCCACCGTTGCAATGCCGTCTGGAAATTATCCCACGGTAGACAATCAAAGTGCAGAAGACGATGACGGCCAGAATTTATG GTCCTCTATTCTGAGTGAAGTAACAACGCGGTCTCGATCGAAATTGCCAACTGGTAAAAATGTTCTTGTCCTGG GTGAAACCAGGGCTGGTAAAACAACTTTGGTTGCCAAGCTCCAAGGCGTGGAGGAGTACATGAAAGGCAGAGGGTTAGAATATATGTACTTTAATGTTCTTGATGATGACATTGACG ACCATACCAGATGTAGTGCTTGGGTATTGGATGGTGACCTGTACCACAAAGGTCTTCAGAAATTTGCTGTATCTCAGGACAATCTTGCCAACACCATGATCCTGCTGGTTGTGGACATGTCCAGGCCCTGGCTGGCGATAGACTCCTTACAGAAGTGGGCGAGTGTGGTGCGGGAGCACATCGACAAGCTCAGGATCGTCCCAGAAACCATGAGGGACATGGAGCAGAGGC TGATGAGACAGTACCAGGAGTACACAGAACCAGGCAGTGACTTAACTGCGTCTCCCCAGAGAAGAAACCCAACCATGGGTGAAACAGATGACGACAATGTCTTACTCCCTCTTGGggacaacacactcacacacaaccttgGGGTCCCTATGATGGTAGTATGTACCAAG TGTGATGCCATTAGCAGTTTGGAGAAGGAGCACGATTACAGAGATGAACATTTTGATTTCATACAGTCACATATTCGTCGCTTCTGCTTGGAGT ATGGGGCTGCACTGCTGTACACTTCAATGAAGGAGAACAAAAATCTAGATTTGTTATATAAATACCTCGTCCATAGACTATATGGGTTTCCTTTTAATATCCCTGCACAAGTAGTAGAGAAAGACTCTGTATttat CCCCTCAGGTTGGGACAATGAAAAGAAGATAGCCATCCTGTATGAGAACTTCCAGTCTCTGAAAATGAATGACAACTTTGAAGACGTTATTGTTAACCCTCCACTGGGAAAG ttTGTACATGAAAAGGAACTTGGAGCTGAAGATGACCAGGTGTTTTTAGTGAAATTGCAG TCACTTCTGGCAAAAAATCCTCCAGCTGCTGCTGGAAGACCTGTG GATTCCACCAATAGGGGGCCGAGTGGCTCGCCGAGGACATCAAACCGCTCCGCCACAGCCAATGTAGCCAGTGTCATGCCCATGCAATCAG GGGGCCAGACCAGCGAGGGTGTCCTGGCCAACTTCTTTAACAGCCTACTGAGTAAAAAAAGTGGCGGTCCAGGACCAGGTGGGAATGGAAACAGTACCCCAGGGACAGTCAAGAAGTCAG GTTCCAAGTTGGGCTTATCAGATGTCCAGGCAGATCTGGATTGCATATCTAGCCAATCAGATCTGGAATCTTcgtcccccaccaccacagcgCACCCCATTGAGTCAGAAGAGTCCTGA
- the LOC125305698 gene encoding cytoplasmic dynein 1 light intermediate chain 1-like isoform X3 encodes MAAVGRASTVAMPSGNYPTVDNQSAEDDDGQNLWSSILSEVTTRSRSKLPTGKNVLVLGETRAGKTTLVAKLQGVEEYMKGRGLEYMYFNVLDDDIDDHTRCSAWVLDGDLYHKGLQKFAVSQDNLANTMILLVVDMSRPWLAIDSLQKWASVVREHIDKLRIVPETMRDMEQRLMRQYQEYTEPGSDLTASPQRRNPTMGETDDDNVLLPLGDNTLTHNLGVPMMVVCTKCDAISSLEKEHDYRDEHFDFIQSHIRRFCLEYGAALLYTSMKENKNLDLLYKYLVHRLYGFPFNIPAQVVEKDSVFIPSGWDNEKKIAILYENFQSLKMNDNFEDVIVNPPLGKFVHEKELGAEDDQVFLVKLQSLLAKNPPAAAGRPVDSTNRGPSGSPRTSNRSATANVASVMPMQSGTKKIDPNMKGGQTSEGVLANFFNSLLSKKSGGPGPGGNGNSTPGTVKKSVTGCWPR; translated from the exons ATGGCTGCCGTGGGAAGAGCATCCACCGTTGCAATGCCGTCTGGAAATTATCCCACGGTAGACAATCAAAGTGCAGAAGACGATGACGGCCAGAATTTATG GTCCTCTATTCTGAGTGAAGTAACAACGCGGTCTCGATCGAAATTGCCAACTGGTAAAAATGTTCTTGTCCTGG GTGAAACCAGGGCTGGTAAAACAACTTTGGTTGCCAAGCTCCAAGGCGTGGAGGAGTACATGAAAGGCAGAGGGTTAGAATATATGTACTTTAATGTTCTTGATGATGACATTGACG ACCATACCAGATGTAGTGCTTGGGTATTGGATGGTGACCTGTACCACAAAGGTCTTCAGAAATTTGCTGTATCTCAGGACAATCTTGCCAACACCATGATCCTGCTGGTTGTGGACATGTCCAGGCCCTGGCTGGCGATAGACTCCTTACAGAAGTGGGCGAGTGTGGTGCGGGAGCACATCGACAAGCTCAGGATCGTCCCAGAAACCATGAGGGACATGGAGCAGAGGC TGATGAGACAGTACCAGGAGTACACAGAACCAGGCAGTGACTTAACTGCGTCTCCCCAGAGAAGAAACCCAACCATGGGTGAAACAGATGACGACAATGTCTTACTCCCTCTTGGggacaacacactcacacacaaccttgGGGTCCCTATGATGGTAGTATGTACCAAG TGTGATGCCATTAGCAGTTTGGAGAAGGAGCACGATTACAGAGATGAACATTTTGATTTCATACAGTCACATATTCGTCGCTTCTGCTTGGAGT ATGGGGCTGCACTGCTGTACACTTCAATGAAGGAGAACAAAAATCTAGATTTGTTATATAAATACCTCGTCCATAGACTATATGGGTTTCCTTTTAATATCCCTGCACAAGTAGTAGAGAAAGACTCTGTATttat CCCCTCAGGTTGGGACAATGAAAAGAAGATAGCCATCCTGTATGAGAACTTCCAGTCTCTGAAAATGAATGACAACTTTGAAGACGTTATTGTTAACCCTCCACTGGGAAAG ttTGTACATGAAAAGGAACTTGGAGCTGAAGATGACCAGGTGTTTTTAGTGAAATTGCAG TCACTTCTGGCAAAAAATCCTCCAGCTGCTGCTGGAAGACCTGTG GATTCCACCAATAGGGGGCCGAGTGGCTCGCCGAGGACATCAAACCGCTCCGCCACAGCCAATGTAGCCAGTGTCATGCCCATGCAATCAGGTACCAAGAAGATAGATCCAAACATGAAAG GGGGCCAGACCAGCGAGGGTGTCCTGGCCAACTTCTTTAACAGCCTACTGAGTAAAAAAAGTGGCGGTCCAGGACCAGGTGGGAATGGAAACAGTACCCCAGGGACAGTCAAGAAGTCAG taacgGGATGCTGGCCTCGCTAA
- the LOC125305698 gene encoding cytoplasmic dynein 1 light intermediate chain 1-like isoform X1, with protein MAAVGRASTVAMPSGNYPTVDNQSAEDDDGQNLWSSILSEVTTRSRSKLPTGKNVLVLGETRAGKTTLVAKLQGVEEYMKGRGLEYMYFNVLDDDIDDHTRCSAWVLDGDLYHKGLQKFAVSQDNLANTMILLVVDMSRPWLAIDSLQKWASVVREHIDKLRIVPETMRDMEQRLMRQYQEYTEPGSDLTASPQRRNPTMGETDDDNVLLPLGDNTLTHNLGVPMMVVCTKCDAISSLEKEHDYRDEHFDFIQSHIRRFCLEYGAALLYTSMKENKNLDLLYKYLVHRLYGFPFNIPAQVVEKDSVFIPSGWDNEKKIAILYENFQSLKMNDNFEDVIVNPPLGKFVHEKELGAEDDQVFLVKLQSLLAKNPPAAAGRPVDSTNRGPSGSPRTSNRSATANVASVMPMQSGTKKIDPNMKGGQTSEGVLANFFNSLLSKKSGGPGPGGNGNSTPGTVKKSGSKLGLSDVQADLDCISSQSDLESSSPTTTAHPIESEES; from the exons ATGGCTGCCGTGGGAAGAGCATCCACCGTTGCAATGCCGTCTGGAAATTATCCCACGGTAGACAATCAAAGTGCAGAAGACGATGACGGCCAGAATTTATG GTCCTCTATTCTGAGTGAAGTAACAACGCGGTCTCGATCGAAATTGCCAACTGGTAAAAATGTTCTTGTCCTGG GTGAAACCAGGGCTGGTAAAACAACTTTGGTTGCCAAGCTCCAAGGCGTGGAGGAGTACATGAAAGGCAGAGGGTTAGAATATATGTACTTTAATGTTCTTGATGATGACATTGACG ACCATACCAGATGTAGTGCTTGGGTATTGGATGGTGACCTGTACCACAAAGGTCTTCAGAAATTTGCTGTATCTCAGGACAATCTTGCCAACACCATGATCCTGCTGGTTGTGGACATGTCCAGGCCCTGGCTGGCGATAGACTCCTTACAGAAGTGGGCGAGTGTGGTGCGGGAGCACATCGACAAGCTCAGGATCGTCCCAGAAACCATGAGGGACATGGAGCAGAGGC TGATGAGACAGTACCAGGAGTACACAGAACCAGGCAGTGACTTAACTGCGTCTCCCCAGAGAAGAAACCCAACCATGGGTGAAACAGATGACGACAATGTCTTACTCCCTCTTGGggacaacacactcacacacaaccttgGGGTCCCTATGATGGTAGTATGTACCAAG TGTGATGCCATTAGCAGTTTGGAGAAGGAGCACGATTACAGAGATGAACATTTTGATTTCATACAGTCACATATTCGTCGCTTCTGCTTGGAGT ATGGGGCTGCACTGCTGTACACTTCAATGAAGGAGAACAAAAATCTAGATTTGTTATATAAATACCTCGTCCATAGACTATATGGGTTTCCTTTTAATATCCCTGCACAAGTAGTAGAGAAAGACTCTGTATttat CCCCTCAGGTTGGGACAATGAAAAGAAGATAGCCATCCTGTATGAGAACTTCCAGTCTCTGAAAATGAATGACAACTTTGAAGACGTTATTGTTAACCCTCCACTGGGAAAG ttTGTACATGAAAAGGAACTTGGAGCTGAAGATGACCAGGTGTTTTTAGTGAAATTGCAG TCACTTCTGGCAAAAAATCCTCCAGCTGCTGCTGGAAGACCTGTG GATTCCACCAATAGGGGGCCGAGTGGCTCGCCGAGGACATCAAACCGCTCCGCCACAGCCAATGTAGCCAGTGTCATGCCCATGCAATCAGGTACCAAGAAGATAGATCCAAACATGAAAG GGGGCCAGACCAGCGAGGGTGTCCTGGCCAACTTCTTTAACAGCCTACTGAGTAAAAAAAGTGGCGGTCCAGGACCAGGTGGGAATGGAAACAGTACCCCAGGGACAGTCAAGAAGTCAG GTTCCAAGTTGGGCTTATCAGATGTCCAGGCAGATCTGGATTGCATATCTAGCCAATCAGATCTGGAATCTTcgtcccccaccaccacagcgCACCCCATTGAGTCAGAAGAGTCCTGA